A stretch of Eschrichtius robustus isolate mEscRob2 chromosome 6, mEscRob2.pri, whole genome shotgun sequence DNA encodes these proteins:
- the LXN gene encoding latexin produces MAIPPTHYPASRAASVVESCINYQQGSPHKVFLVQTVKQASLQDIPGRGRKYRLKFSVEEIIQKQVTVNCTAEVLYPPMGQDTAPEVNFTFEGEIGKNPDEEDTTFYHRLKSMKEPLEAQNIPDSFGNVPLEMKPVQHLAWVACGYIIWQNSTENTWYKMAKIQTVKQVQRNDDFIELDYTILLHDIASQEIIPWQMQVLWHPQYGTKVKHNSRLPKEAQLE; encoded by the exons ATGGCAATCCCTCCGACCCACTACCCGGCCTCCAGGGCGGCCTCGGTGGTAGAGAGCTGCATCAACTACCAGCAGGGCAGCCCCCACAAGGTGTTTCTGGTGCAGACAGTCAAACAAGCCAGCCTGCAG gaTATTCCGGGAAGAGGACGTAAGTATCGCCTTAAATTTTCTGTGGAAGAAATTATCCAAAAA CAAGTTACAGTGAATTGCACAGCTGAAGTACTGTACCCTCCAATGGGACAAGATACTGCACCAGAAGTCAACTTCACATTTGAAGGAGAAATTGGAAAGAACCCAGATGAGGAAGATACCACATTTTATCATAGACTCAAGTCTATGAAGGAACCACTAGAAGCACAAAATATTCCAG ACAGTTTTGGAAATGTACCTCTGGAAATGAAGCCAGTTCAACATTTAGCCTGGGTTGCCTGTGGTTATATAATATGGCAAAATTCTACTGAAAATACATggtataaaatggcaaaaattcaaACTGTCAAGCAAGTG caaAGAAATGATGACTTCATTGAGTTAGACTACACCATTCTACTTCATGACATTGCATCTCAG GAGATTATTCCTTGGCAAATGCAAGTTCTCTGGCATCCACAATATGGTACTAAAGTAAAACATAACAGCCGTCTACCAAAGGAAGCACAATTGGAATAA